Proteins from one Nicotiana tabacum cultivar K326 chromosome 23, ASM71507v2, whole genome shotgun sequence genomic window:
- the LOC107827835 gene encoding uncharacterized protein LOC107827835 isoform X2, translating into MALFLELVNTVTIVLIKPLSLLKLTCFFGVRTICIVIQTWTELLRAAMGFHASLLWRLIIWAIAILSLPIRSLTALQRERMLEMHLQQMQTEIENLLWERKELKKRLQVAIKDKKIMQVMLAELEDEHDEAILKIEQLEGQDLKAQNQRLNESHGKALWGHRDHVYIGNGQILHGDGNAIPSWRSSGIESMTIDHERMQEDALEDKSKSETTLNRDFMGARSYQYVKPCIPTTSEDVDTSSVLHQRRELAFTQTLFSAILSLLVGTIVWKAEDACMPLVLALFTVVGMSLWSVVQFFSTIKNRPASDAVALLSFNWFLLGTLTYPTLPRITPLFAPALWSLSDRAVELLGF; encoded by the exons ATGGCACTGTTTCTTGAATTGGTCAACACTGTCACGATCGTGCTGATCAAGCCTTTGTCACTGCTCAAACTCACTTGCTTCTTTGGTGTGAGAACGATATGTATTGTTATCCAAACCTGGACAGAGCTGCTGAGAGCTGCTATGGGTTTTCATGCCAGCTTACTCTGGAGACTGATAATTTGGGCTATTGCTATTCTGTCCCTGCCAATACGAAGTTTAACTGCTCTACAGAGGGAAAGGATG CTGGAAATGCATCTTCAGCAAATGCAGACAGAGATAGAGAACCTTTTATGGGAAAGGAAGGAACTTAAGAAGAGACTGCAGGTAGCCATCAAAGATAAAAAGATAATGCAGGTCATGTTAGCAGAACTTGAGGATGAACATGATGAGGCGATACTCAAAATTGAGCAATTGGAGGGCCAG GATCTGAAGGCACAAAATCAACGGTTGAATGAAAGTCATGGTAAAGCACTTTGGGGCCACAGAGACCATGTTTATATAGGCAATGGCCAAATATTGCATGGCGACGGCAATGCAATTCCATCTTGGAGATCAAGTGGTATCGAGAGTATGACCATTGACCACGAAAGAATGCAAGAGGATGCCCTGGAAGATAAAAGCAAAAGTGAAACTACGTTAAACCGTGATTTTATGGGAGCTAGATCCTATCAATATGTCAAACCATGTATTCCTACCACCTCCGAGGATGTTGACACAAGTAGTGTGTTACACCAACGAAGGGAGCTAGCCTTTACACAGACCCTTTTTAGTGCAATATTGTCACTTTTAGTTGGAACGATCGTATGGAAAGCTGAAGATGCATGCATGCCTCTTGTCCTCGCGCTATTTACTGTCGTTGGCATGTCCTTGTGGAGTGTTGTCCAGTTTTTCTCAACCATCAAGAACAGACCCGCATCTGATGCAGTTGCTCTCCTAAGTTTTAACTGGTTTTTACTCGGAACGCTAACATATCCCACGTTGCCAAGGATCACTCCTCTATTTGCACCAGCTTTATGGAGCCTCTCTGACAGGGCTGTGGAGTTGCTTGGTTTCTAA
- the LOC107827835 gene encoding uncharacterized protein LOC107827835 isoform X1: MALFLELVNTVTIVLIKPLSLLKLTCFFGVRTICIVIQTWTELLRAAMGFHASLLWRLIIWAIAILSLPIRSLTALQRERMLEMHLQQMQTEIENLLWERKELKKRLQVAIKDKKIMQVMLAELEDEHDEAILKIEQLEGQLQDLKAQNQRLNESHGKALWGHRDHVYIGNGQILHGDGNAIPSWRSSGIESMTIDHERMQEDALEDKSKSETTLNRDFMGARSYQYVKPCIPTTSEDVDTSSVLHQRRELAFTQTLFSAILSLLVGTIVWKAEDACMPLVLALFTVVGMSLWSVVQFFSTIKNRPASDAVALLSFNWFLLGTLTYPTLPRITPLFAPALWSLSDRAVELLGF, from the exons ATGGCACTGTTTCTTGAATTGGTCAACACTGTCACGATCGTGCTGATCAAGCCTTTGTCACTGCTCAAACTCACTTGCTTCTTTGGTGTGAGAACGATATGTATTGTTATCCAAACCTGGACAGAGCTGCTGAGAGCTGCTATGGGTTTTCATGCCAGCTTACTCTGGAGACTGATAATTTGGGCTATTGCTATTCTGTCCCTGCCAATACGAAGTTTAACTGCTCTACAGAGGGAAAGGATG CTGGAAATGCATCTTCAGCAAATGCAGACAGAGATAGAGAACCTTTTATGGGAAAGGAAGGAACTTAAGAAGAGACTGCAGGTAGCCATCAAAGATAAAAAGATAATGCAGGTCATGTTAGCAGAACTTGAGGATGAACATGATGAGGCGATACTCAAAATTGAGCAATTGGAGGGCCAG CTTCAGGATCTGAAGGCACAAAATCAACGGTTGAATGAAAGTCATGGTAAAGCACTTTGGGGCCACAGAGACCATGTTTATATAGGCAATGGCCAAATATTGCATGGCGACGGCAATGCAATTCCATCTTGGAGATCAAGTGGTATCGAGAGTATGACCATTGACCACGAAAGAATGCAAGAGGATGCCCTGGAAGATAAAAGCAAAAGTGAAACTACGTTAAACCGTGATTTTATGGGAGCTAGATCCTATCAATATGTCAAACCATGTATTCCTACCACCTCCGAGGATGTTGACACAAGTAGTGTGTTACACCAACGAAGGGAGCTAGCCTTTACACAGACCCTTTTTAGTGCAATATTGTCACTTTTAGTTGGAACGATCGTATGGAAAGCTGAAGATGCATGCATGCCTCTTGTCCTCGCGCTATTTACTGTCGTTGGCATGTCCTTGTGGAGTGTTGTCCAGTTTTTCTCAACCATCAAGAACAGACCCGCATCTGATGCAGTTGCTCTCCTAAGTTTTAACTGGTTTTTACTCGGAACGCTAACATATCCCACGTTGCCAAGGATCACTCCTCTATTTGCACCAGCTTTATGGAGCCTCTCTGACAGGGCTGTGGAGTTGCTTGGTTTCTAA